The nucleotide sequence GGCTACCGATAGGCCTCCCGCCCATGTCTTACTCGCAGAATATAAAGAAGCTCTTGCTCCCGTTCAATTCGGAAGATAACCCGCCAGTCTCCCACCCTGAGCCGCCATTCCCCCGGGCTGCCCTGGAGTTTC is from Bacillota bacterium and encodes:
- a CDS encoding type II toxin-antitoxin system RelE/ParE family toxin; amino-acid sequence: MKLEITEPAQKDFANLDRKTQRRIRAALDRLLTYPQAVDLKKLQGSPGEWRLRVGDWRVIFRIEREQELLYILRVRHGREAYR